In Paracoccus contaminans, the genomic stretch GAACAGATAGAATGAAAAGGTGATCATCCCTGGTCTTCCTCTTCGGCGAATACCGACTGCGCCAGATCAAGCGCCTTCTGCATGGCGGGCACGCCCCCGAACATGCTCATCTGCCAGATCGTCTCGGCGATCTCGCGCTGGGTCGCGCCGGCCTGGCGCGCGTGGCGCACGGCAAGGCGCAGCTGCGGCTCGGCCGCCCCGCCCTGAACGGTCAGCGCGCCGATCGTCAGCAGCAGGCGCGTCTTGGCGTCCAGCCCCTCGCGGTTGAAGGTGCGGCCGAACCACATCTCCATCATGTCGGCGGACATGGTGGGGATCAGCTTTTCAAAGGCGCGGGGATCGAAATTCTCGAGCCCCGGATTGAAGGCGCGCGCCATCTCCTGCCCCGAGGCGAGCATCTGGGAAAAGAGCCTGGCGAAACCGTCGCTCATCGATAGGGCGCGTCCACCTGAAGGTTGCGGGCGATCACGGATTCCCACTGCTCGCCATTGGCCAGCAGCTTTTCCTTGTCGTAGAACAGCTCCTCGCGCGTCTCGGTCGCAAATTCGAGATTGGGGCTTTCGACGATCGCATCGACCGGGCATGCCTCCTGGCAAAAACCGCAATAGATGCATTTGGTCATGTCGATGTCATAGCGCGTGGTGCGGCGGCTGCCGTCCTCCCGCGGCTCGGCGTCGATGGTGATCGCCTGGGCCGGGCAGATCGCCTCGCACAGCTTGCAGGCGATGCAGCGTTCCTCGCCCGACGGGTAGCGGCGCAGGGCATGTTCACCCCGGAAACGGGGCGACAGGGGGCCGCGTTCATGCGGATAGTTGATCGTCGCCTTGGGGGCGAAGAAATACTTCATCCCCAGGCCGAAGCCCTTGATGAAATCCCACAGCAGGAAATACTTGGTCGCGCGGACCAGATCGACGGCCATATCAGGCGGTTCCCTCTTCGTCCGCATAGCGGTCCATCGCGGCGACGATCAGCCGCTTGGCGGCGCTGTCCTGCGGCAGGCCGGCCTGCGCCAGCGCCTCGACGATGAACTGTGCCAGCGTCGCCTTGTCGGTTTCCGAGGCTGCGCCCAGTGCGGCGGCGAATTCCTTGACGGCCATCATCAGCCTCCTGTCATGGTGGCGCCGATCGGCACCAGGTGATCCCAACGCGCCCATGCGCCGCCCAGCACCTGAAAGCGGGCAAGGAACGCGACCAGCACGACCCAGGCCAGCGACAGCGGCAGGAAGACTTTCCAGCCGACTCGCATGAGCTGGTCATAGCGATAGCGCGGCACGATCGCCTTCACCATCGCGAACATGAAGAACCAGACCCACATCTTCAGCACCATCCACAGCGCCCCATCGGGCAGGCCGGGAATCGGCGAGAGCCAGCCGCCGAAGAACAGGATCGAGATCAGCGCGCACATCAGGAAGATGGCGATGTATTCACCCGCCATGTAGAGCAGGTAGGGCGTCGAGGAATATTCGACCATATGCCCGGCGACCAGTTCGGATTCCGCCTCGGACAGATCGAAGGGCGGGCGGTTCGTCTCGGCCAGCGCGCTGACGAAGAACAGCACCAGCATCGGCAGATGCGGCAGCCAGTACCAATTGAACAGCCCGTATCCGCCGCGCTGGCTTTCCACGATGCCCGACAGGTTCATCGTCCCCGCCGAAATGATGACGCCGATGATGATGAGGCCCAGCGAAACCTCGTATGAGATCATCTGCGCGGCCGAACGCAGCGAGGCGAGGAAGGGGTATTTCGAGTTCGACGCCCAGCCACCCATGATGACGCCATAAACCTCGAGCGAGGAGACGGCGAAGATGAACAGCACGCCCACGTTGATGTTGGCCATGACCCAGCCGGGTGCGAAGGGCACCACCACCCAGGCCAGCATCGCCAGCATCATCGACAGGAACGGCGCAAGGAAGAAGACGAACTTGTCGGCCCCCGCCGGGACGACGATTTCCTTGACGACGTATTTCAGCGCGTCGGCCACCGATTGCAGCAGGCCCCACGGCCCGACGACGTTCGGGCCGCGCCGCATCTGGACCGCCGCCCAGACCTTGCGGTCGCCATAGACCAGGAACAGCAGCGAGATCATCACGAAGGCGATGATCGCGAGCCCTTGCGCCAGCAGGATGACCGCGGTTCCCAGAGGGGATGCGAAGAATTCAGCCATGCTTGTCCAGTCCCCTCGTCACGCGGCGGGAATGCCGCGATCCTTGCAGCTCTGCAAGGTCTGATTGGTTTCCATCACCCGCAAGCCCATCGGCTTCTTGTCGGACAGGGTGAAGACCGATCCGACCTGCAAGGTGCCGCCGCCCTTGTTCTGCAGGGTGCGGATGTGGCGACCATAATGCCTGCCCTGCGCCTTGGCCCAGCCGGCAAGCGCGCAGGTGGCATAGGCAAAGGCGAGGTCCGCGTCCACCCCCGGCTTGAGCCTGGCCGACACCTCGACCAGCTCGCCCGACTTGTCCCCGCTGAGCGGCCGGACCAGCGCACCGCCGAAATTCTCCGGCTTGGCCTTGAAGCCGGCCGGAAAGTCCGGCAGCGCCGGCCGGGTGCGGGCCGCGAATGCCTCGAGCGCCTTTTCCTGCTCGGTCGGCACGCGCGGCTTTTCGGGGGCCACGATGTCGAAGTTCGCCACATCCGCCGGCGACAGCTTGAGGCCCAGATTGGCCGAAAGGGCGTTCAGCTCCTGCTCGGTGACCTCAAAGGCATCGCGCCCCGAGGGGCTGTCCAGCGCCACCGTGCTGACCGAGCCGTCCGGCTCGAGGATCAGGATATCGCCGGACTTGGTGGAAACGCTGGCCCGCGACAGGCGCGGCCCGGCCGGGGCGCGGTTCACGACCTTGACATTGACCTGCTCGGGCTTGGGCCGGGGCGGCGTTGCCAGTCCCTTGCCGCCGGGCGCGCAAGCGCCGAGCGCGGCCAGCGCCGCCGCCCCGATCAGCAGGCTCAGACGGCCCCGCATCGCCTACTGCGCCGCCATCAGCCCGGCGCGCCGGTCCGCGGCCATGGCCGACAATTCGGCCATCAGCGGCGAGGATCGCGCGATCGGGTTGGTCATGTAGAAATCCGCCACCGCGTTGCGGAAGCTGGCTTGCCCCAGGGGACCGGCATCCAGCGGCGACCACTGGTTTTCGGGCACCGTGTCGATCTGCGCCAGATGCGGCACGGCCTCGATCAGCGCGCGCCGCAGCTGGGCGAGGCTGTCCCAGGGCTGGGTGCGGCCCACCCGCGCGGAAAGCGCGCGCAGGATGGCCCAGTTCTCCTTGGCTTCGCCGGGGGCGAAATTGGCGCGCATCGCCAGTTGCGGCCGCCCTTCCGTGTTCACGAAAAGGCCGTTTTCCTCGGTATAGCAGGCACCCGGCAGGATCACATCGGCGCGGTGCGCGCCGCGGTCGCCATGGCTGCCCTGATAGATCACGAAGGCGCCGGGCGCGATGTCAACCTCGTCGGCGCCAAGGCTGTAGATCACCTCGGCCCCGTTCACGGCGGCCTCCAGGCCGCCTTCGGTCACCGCGCCCACATCCATCGCGCCGACCCGCGCGGCGGCACTGTGCAGGATCAGCAGCGTGCTGTTGGAATTCTGCGCCAGCCGCATGGCATGGCCCAGAACCGCAGCCCCATCCGCCTCGCGGATGGCGCCCTGCCCGACGATCACCACCGACGGCTTGTCGCGGGTTTCCTGGGAAATCTCGCGCGAGGACAGGCTTTCCAGCGCCGCCCGGTCGGCCCCGACATGGGCATAGTCATAGGTCAGATCGACGGACTCGCCCACCAGCCCGATCCGCGCGCCCCGCATCCAGGCCTTGCGGATGCGGGCGTTCAGGACCGGCGCCTCGACCCGCGGGTTGGTGCCGATCAACTGGATCATCGCCGCATTGTCGATGTCCTCGATCCGCGCGGTGCCGACATAGCCGGACCGGTTCCCGGCCGGCAGCCGCGCACCGTCCGTGCGGCATTCGACCGTGCCGCCCAGCCCCTCGACCAGATGCTTCAGCGCGAACACCGCCTCGACCGGGGCCAGATCGCCGATCAGCCCCGCGACCTTGCGGCCCTGCATCGCCCGGGCCGCGACCGACAGCGCCTCGTCCCACGACGCCGGGCGCAACCGGCCGTTTTCGCGCACATAGGGCCGGTCCAGCCGCTGGCGGCGCAGCCCGTCCCAGACAAAGCGCGTCTTGTCGGAAATCCACTCCTCGTTCACGCCGTCATGGTTGCGCGGCAGGATGCGCATCACTTCGCGCCCCTTGGTGTCGATGCGGATGTTCGATCCCAGCGCATCCATGACGTCGATGGATTCGGTCTTGGTCAGTTCCCAGGGGCGGGCGGTGAAGGCATAGGGCTTGCTGACCAGCGCGCCGACCGGGCACAGGTCGATGATGTTGCCCTGAAGGTTGGAATCGAGCGTCAGGCCCAGATAGGTGGTGATCTCGCTGTCCTCGCCCCGGCCGGTCTGGCCCATCTGGGCAATGCCCGCGACCTCGGTGGTGAAGCGAACGCAGCGCGTGCAGCTGATGCAGCGCGTCATATGCGTCTCGACCAGCGGGCCGAGATTGAGGTCGTCCGCCGCCCGCTTGGGCTCGCGGTAGCGGCTGAAATCGACGCCGTAAGCCATCGCCTGGTCCTGCAGGTCGCATTCGCCGCCCTGATCGCAGATCGGGCAGTCGAGCGGATGGTTGATCAGCAGGAACTCCATCACCCCTTCGCGGGCGTTGCGCACCATCGGGCTGTTGGTGCGGATCTCGCTGGGCGCGCCATCGGGACCGGGGCGCAGATCCTTGACCTGCATGGCGCAGCTTGCCGCGGGCTTGGGCGGGCCGCCGACCACCTCGACCAGGCACATCCGGCAATTGCCCGCGATCGACAGCCGTTCGTGATAGCAAAAACGCGGCACCTCGATCCCCGCCTGCTCGCAGGCTTGGATGAGCGTCAGGTTGGGATCGACCTCGATCAGTCGGTCGTCGATCTTGATGGTGCGCATATCGCTCATCTTGCGTCCTGTCTGTTCACCTGACCGCCGGGGCCAGCGAAGTGGCGTTGCCGCGGATCGGCAACGGATCGTCCTGCGAATCGGCCTGCACCATCACCATCGGCACCGCCTTGCCCGCGCGGTCAACAATGATCACATCGACCCGCCCGGCCAGCGGATCGCGCGGATCGCGCAGGGTGTTCAAGCCAAAGCCGCGGCCATCCGCGGCGGTGCAGATGACCGCCCTGTCCACGGGCAAACCGCGCAGATAGGGGCGGCCCAGCAGATCGCCCCCGCTCGCCGGCGCGGTTCCCGGCACCTGGCAGCGCGTCCCGGCCGGGGACAGCAGATCGAACCGCACCGTCACATAAGGCGGCGTGGCGGCCAGCGCCGGGGCGGCGGCACCCGCGCAGATCGCAGCGGCCATCAGCGCCCCCAGGCGGCTCATCTCGACACCAGCAGCGATCCGGTGACGGTCCGGGCCGCGATCTCGGCCCGGCCCAGCCGGCAATAGGATTGAGGATCGCCCTTGGCCGCGCCCTTGCGGGTCATGTAATCCTCGGCGATCGCATAGATGCGCTTCTTGTCGGGCTTGCTGTCAAGGAAGGCCTTGATTTCGGCATCAGAATAGCCCTTGTCGCGCGCATAGCGCTGCAGCGCGCGGGCCTGCTGATAGGCAAGCACCAGCCGGCCGTCGATGGTGGGGCATTCACGGCGGATACGGTCGGCGATGCGGGCCGCAATCAAGCGGTCGTTGATGTAACGCTCCTTGGCCAACGGCTCGCGCGCGGCAGCAGGGCCGGCCAGGGCCAGCGTCAGGGCTGCGCCCAGCACGGCCGCAGCCCGCATCATGCCGGCAGCACCGGCCCTGCCCGCAGCTTCGGCACGGATTGGCGCCTGAACCGCCATAGCCCTGCGCTGATGCCCGATCCGCTTCATTCCGCCGCCATCGCCCCCATCCGGCCGGTCCGCTTGGCCTTGATGCGGTCCTCGATTTCCTCGCGGTAATGGCGGATCAGGCCCTGGATCGGCCAGGCGGCCGCGTCGCCCAGGGCGCAGATGGTGTGGCCCTCGACCTGCTTGGTCACGTCCAGCAGCATGTCGATCTCCTCGACCTCGGCCTCGCCGCGAACCAGGCGGTCCATGACGCGCATCATCCAGCCGGTGCCCTCGCGGCAGGGCGTGCACTGGCCGCAGCTTTCATGCTTGAAAAAGGCCGACAGCCGCCAGATCGCCTTCACGATGTCCACCGACTGGTCCATCACGATCATGCAGGCCGTGCCGAAGGACGATTTCAGCTCGCGCATGCCGTCGAAATCCATGATCGCATCCTCGCACAGATGCGCGGGCAGGACCGGGCAGGATGCGCCGCCGGGGATGATCGCCTTGAGGTTCGACCAGCCGCCGCGGATGCCGCCGCCGTGCTTTTCGATCAGCTCGCGCATCGGGATCGACATGGATTCCTCGACCACGCAGGGCGTGTTGACGTGGCCGGTCAGGCCGAACAGCTTGACGCCGGCGTTGTTGGGGCGCCCGAAAGAGGCGAACCACTCCGCCCCGCGGCGCAGGATGGTGGGGACGACGGCGATGGATTCGACGTTGTTCACCGTGGTCGGGCAGCCGTAAAGCCCCGCCCCGGCCGGAAACGGCGGCTTCATCCGGGGCATGCCCTTCTTGCCTTCCAGGCTTTCCAGCAGGGCGGTTTCCTCGCCGCAGATATAGGCGCCGGCGCCGTGATGCAGGAACAGGTCGAAATCCCAACCCGATTTCGCCGCGTTCCGGCCCAGCAGCCCGGCGTCATAGCATTCGTCGATCGCCGCCTGCAGCGCCTCGCGTTCGCGGATATATTCGCCGCGGATATAAATATAAGCCGCATGCGCGCCCATGGCAAAGCTGGCGATCAGCGCGCCCTCGATCAGCGTGTGCGGATCGTGGCGCATGATCTCGCGGTCCTTGCAGGTCGCGGGTTCGGATTCGTCGGCGTTGATCACCAGATAGGCGGGCCGGCCATCGCTTTCCTTGGGCATGAAGGACCACTTCATCCCCGTGGGAAAGCCTGCCCCGCCGCGGCCGCGCAGGCCCGACTTCTTCATCTCGTCGATGATGCCGTCACGGCCGCGGGCGATGATGTCGGCGGTGCCGTCCCAGTGGCCGCGCGCGCGCGCGCCCTTCAGGCTGCGGTCGCCCATGCCGTAGAGGTTGGTGAAGATCCGGTCCTGATCGCTCAGCATCGCGTCGTCGTCCTATCGTTCGCGCGGCGCGCCGTCGCGCCGCCGCCAGATGCGCCAAGTCACCAGCAGCGACCAGACCAGCGCCCCGATCGCCGCAAGATCGGCGAGAAAGGCATATTGCACGGGCCAGCCATAACGCTGCCCCGCCCAGTTCGCCGCCAGCCACAGCAGCATCGCCGCTGCGATCACGCCGCCTGCCAGCCGCATCTGGCCGCCATCGTCGGGGCGGGGGCTGCCGCTCATGCCGGGCCGCCCTGCACGCTATCGGCATGCGCCCTTTCCTGACCGTCCGCAAGCGACCGCTTGCGTTCCGCGCGCAGCCGGCCCGCATCGGTCGTGACAGGGGCGGATAGGGCAGCACCGCCTGCAAGGCTGCCGGCATCAGAGGCGGCAGCATGCGCCACCGCACCAGCCCCGCCGGCATCATGCGGCGGTTCTTTCCCGGCCGGCCATGCGGCTTCGGCGACTTCGGTCGCGGCGCCGGGCCCTGGCTGAGCCTGCTGCGCCCTGCCGGCCCCCGATGCGCTGACCTGCGCACCCGAAACATCAGGCTCGAACGTCACGGCGCGGCGCGGATCGGCCGAGGCACCCTCCGGGGTCTGCCCCATGCCTGCGGGCCTCTGCGGCCGGGCAATGGCAACGCTTGCGGCATCGGGCGTTCCGATCGCCTGCTCGGCTGGGGCGGTCGCCGCGGCTGGTCCAGGCAGGCTTTCCAAGCCTTCCCATGCGGAGCCAGCGCAGAACAACAGCGTCAGCAGCCCGCCTGCCAGCCCGGCAGTCACCAAGCCCAGGAACAGCCCGCCGATCGGCCCTGCCCCGCCATGGCTCAACGCCATCAGCCAGACCAGCAGACCCGCGGCAAGGGCAGCCATCCTGGTATTGCGCGTGCAGTTGCTCATCCCACGGCCCCGCCCTGCAGCCCGCTATTCCGTTGTCCTGGCATCGGCCGGCTGGCCGGCAGGCTCTCGCATCGACGGGGGCCGACCGGCCGAGGTGCCCGCCGCTTCCTGCACGGTGATCCCCGTGGCATCGACCAGGCGTCCGGCGCTCGGCTCCGGCTCGTTCTCGGGGGCGCCGGGCTCGGCTTGCTCGGGCCTCTGCGCCCAGGGGGTCAGGATCGGCACCTCGCCGCCGTCAATGCGCTTGACCGTGTCGCGCAGCCGCACCGCGCGCGCGGCCGAGGCGTTGTAATCCTCGCTGCGCTCGGTCGCCGTCAGGGCCGTCGCACCGCCGAGCGCCTCGGATGAAAAGCGCCCGTTCTGCGGGCCCGGCACCGGCAGTTGCCCCGCCA encodes the following:
- a CDS encoding DUF5337 family protein; protein product: MSGSPRPDDGGQMRLAGGVIAAAMLLWLAANWAGQRYGWPVQYAFLADLAAIGALVWSLLVTWRIWRRRDGAPRER
- the nuoH gene encoding NADH-quinone oxidoreductase subunit NuoH; the protein is MAEFFASPLGTAVILLAQGLAIIAFVMISLLFLVYGDRKVWAAVQMRRGPNVVGPWGLLQSVADALKYVVKEIVVPAGADKFVFFLAPFLSMMLAMLAWVVVPFAPGWVMANINVGVLFIFAVSSLEVYGVIMGGWASNSKYPFLASLRSAAQMISYEVSLGLIIIGVIISAGTMNLSGIVESQRGGYGLFNWYWLPHLPMLVLFFVSALAETNRPPFDLSEAESELVAGHMVEYSSTPYLLYMAGEYIAIFLMCALISILFFGGWLSPIPGLPDGALWMVLKMWVWFFMFAMVKAIVPRYRYDQLMRVGWKVFLPLSLAWVVLVAFLARFQVLGGAWARWDHLVPIGATMTGG
- a CDS encoding carboxymuconolactone decarboxylase family protein; this encodes MSDGFARLFSQMLASGQEMARAFNPGLENFDPRAFEKLIPTMSADMMEMWFGRTFNREGLDAKTRLLLTIGALTVQGGAAEPQLRLAVRHARQAGATQREIAETIWQMSMFGGVPAMQKALDLAQSVFAEEEDQG
- a CDS encoding DUF5333 domain-containing protein is translated as MMRAAAVLGAALTLALAGPAAAREPLAKERYINDRLIAARIADRIRRECPTIDGRLVLAYQQARALQRYARDKGYSDAEIKAFLDSKPDKKRIYAIAEDYMTRKGAAKGDPQSYCRLGRAEIAARTVTGSLLVSR
- the nuoI gene encoding NADH-quinone oxidoreductase subunit NuoI, producing the protein MAVDLVRATKYFLLWDFIKGFGLGMKYFFAPKATINYPHERGPLSPRFRGEHALRRYPSGEERCIACKLCEAICPAQAITIDAEPREDGSRRTTRYDIDMTKCIYCGFCQEACPVDAIVESPNLEFATETREELFYDKEKLLANGEQWESVIARNLQVDAPYR
- the nuoF gene encoding NADH-quinone oxidoreductase subunit NuoF encodes the protein MLSDQDRIFTNLYGMGDRSLKGARARGHWDGTADIIARGRDGIIDEMKKSGLRGRGGAGFPTGMKWSFMPKESDGRPAYLVINADESEPATCKDREIMRHDPHTLIEGALIASFAMGAHAAYIYIRGEYIREREALQAAIDECYDAGLLGRNAAKSGWDFDLFLHHGAGAYICGEETALLESLEGKKGMPRMKPPFPAGAGLYGCPTTVNNVESIAVVPTILRRGAEWFASFGRPNNAGVKLFGLTGHVNTPCVVEESMSIPMRELIEKHGGGIRGGWSNLKAIIPGGASCPVLPAHLCEDAIMDFDGMRELKSSFGTACMIVMDQSVDIVKAIWRLSAFFKHESCGQCTPCREGTGWMMRVMDRLVRGEAEVEEIDMLLDVTKQVEGHTICALGDAAAWPIQGLIRHYREEIEDRIKAKRTGRMGAMAAE
- the nuoG gene encoding NADH-quinone oxidoreductase subunit NuoG; the encoded protein is MSDMRTIKIDDRLIEVDPNLTLIQACEQAGIEVPRFCYHERLSIAGNCRMCLVEVVGGPPKPAASCAMQVKDLRPGPDGAPSEIRTNSPMVRNAREGVMEFLLINHPLDCPICDQGGECDLQDQAMAYGVDFSRYREPKRAADDLNLGPLVETHMTRCISCTRCVRFTTEVAGIAQMGQTGRGEDSEITTYLGLTLDSNLQGNIIDLCPVGALVSKPYAFTARPWELTKTESIDVMDALGSNIRIDTKGREVMRILPRNHDGVNEEWISDKTRFVWDGLRRQRLDRPYVRENGRLRPASWDEALSVAARAMQGRKVAGLIGDLAPVEAVFALKHLVEGLGGTVECRTDGARLPAGNRSGYVGTARIEDIDNAAMIQLIGTNPRVEAPVLNARIRKAWMRGARIGLVGESVDLTYDYAHVGADRAALESLSSREISQETRDKPSVVIVGQGAIREADGAAVLGHAMRLAQNSNSTLLILHSAAARVGAMDVGAVTEGGLEAAVNGAEVIYSLGADEVDIAPGAFVIYQGSHGDRGAHRADVILPGACYTEENGLFVNTEGRPQLAMRANFAPGEAKENWAILRALSARVGRTQPWDSLAQLRRALIEAVPHLAQIDTVPENQWSPLDAGPLGQASFRNAVADFYMTNPIARSSPLMAELSAMAADRRAGLMAAQ